Below is a genomic region from Deinococcus koreensis.
GGCCCTCGTCCAGCGCGTGGCGCATCTCGAAGACGCCGCTGTCGGGGCGGATCAGCACCTCGCCCATGCGCAGGCCCACCTGGGCCTGTTTCAGGAAGACCTGCCAGGCGTGCTCGTGGCCGCGTTCGAGGTCGCCGCCCGCGCCCGCCGCGCCGCTCGCTTCCTCGGCGAGGTGCAGGATCACGTCGGCCACACGGGGGTGGGTGCCCACGGGCCTCGCGTAGTACACGGTCTGGGCGCCGGCCGGGTTCTCGGGGAACACCGTGACCTCGCCGCTCAGGCCCATGTCCTCGGGAATGGTCTCCAGGGTGTGCCAGCCCTCGCTGGCGAAGAAGGGCACCACGACCACGCGGGGCGCCTTCACGACCTCCGGCCAGGTGCCCACCTTGGGGTCTTCATCGAGGAACAGGGCGTGAACCTCGGCGAACTGTCCGCCCTGACGCAGCAGCTCGGCGTTGTGGTACACGATCTTGTTCGAGTTCTCGTTGCGGGTGGTGCCGTGGCCCAGCACGATCAGGGCGGTGTCCTCGGCAGTCGCGTCGGGCAGCACCTCGCGGGCGCGGGCCAGGATCACGTCGGTCATGGAGGGATGCACGCCGTAGGGCAGGGTGTAGCGCACGGTGCGCCCGCCGATCACGCGGGCCACGCCGCCCGGCGGCACCGGCCCCTGGTGGCCCAGGCCCAGCTCGCGGGGAATCACGACCTCGGTGAAATAGCCTTCGCTGATGAACAGCGGAATGACCGTCACGTCGGTGCTGGCCGTGGTCTTGAGCACCTGTCGCAGCGAGGGCTCCTCTTTCCAGTAGCCCTCGATCACCTCGTCGTAGAGGCCGCGCTCGCGGATGAGTTCGGCGTAACGGTAGACCGCCAGGGCCGACTCGCCGTTGAGGTGGGAGCCATGACCGATCAGAACCAGAGAGCGCATACGAGCGCACTGTAACGCCGCCTGGGGCGCACGATTGTCCCGACGGCTGCAGGTTGGGACATTGCGGCGGGGGGCGGGCCCCCCGTGACGCCGCGAGTCCCGCCCCGGAGGCCCGGCTTCCGCACCCTCTCTGGTGCATCTCCTCCGCTCCGGGTACGCCCGCCCGGCGCCGCGGTAAACATGCCTGAATCTGACCCTCACCCCCTTGAACGGTCGGCTCCGTAGCGTGGAGAGTGCCGCGCCTACGTTTCAGGGGAATCCGCCCCTGGCTGGCGCCTGCCATGTTCTGGAGGTTTCCTATGTTCTTTCAGCAAAACGACCGTCATGAGAAGATGGCCAGCCTCGACCCCCGCGACACCAACCAGGACGGC
It encodes:
- a CDS encoding DR2241 family protein; its protein translation is MRVRFRHVYRGAGRAYPERRRCTREGAEAGPPGRDSRRHGGPAPRRNVPTCSRRDNRAPQAALQCARMRSLVLIGHGSHLNGESALAVYRYAELIRERGLYDEVIEGYWKEEPSLRQVLKTTASTDVTVIPLFISEGYFTEVVIPRELGLGHQGPVPPGGVARVIGGRTVRYTLPYGVHPSMTDVILARAREVLPDATAEDTALIVLGHGTTRNENSNKIVYHNAELLRQGGQFAEVHALFLDEDPKVGTWPEVVKAPRVVVVPFFASEGWHTLETIPEDMGLSGEVTVFPENPAGAQTVYYARPVGTHPRVADVILHLAEEASGAAGAGGDLERGHEHAWQVFLKQAQVGLRMGEVLIRPDSGVFEMRHALDEGLPGGDLKTLVTPEGVRDHIRFDDGGDHRPVHTLRNLPRGWRAVLSDHDLRRAVHYLYPAVVEETYAHTCHALRATPWPTTARRQTGIYARVQKATPEQVEHVAGDICKSCLRTRLWAGHKLPKTFLDGVPGGIPCAEACTLLVAEIREEVAGKRGQGAGHSHD